Below is a window of Culturomica massiliensis DNA.
CGGCTACCGGTGTTGCATTCAGCCGTGACGCTGCTACCGGAGAGGATATCTTCAACGGAGAGTATCTGATCGATGCACAGGGAGAAGACGTTGTTGCCGGTATTCGTACCCCGCAGGAAATCACTATCGAAGGTTCACGTCGTTGGGCTAAACTGCAAGGAGTATCCGAAGAAGAACGTAAAACCAAATTCCCGTCATTGGAAGAATCTATGCCGGAAGCGTACGCTTCTTTAAATGCTGTTCAGGAAAAATTGGAAGATCATTTCCGGGATATGCAGGACATGGAATTTACCATCCAGGACGGTAAATTATGGATGTTGCAGACCCGTAACGGAAAACGTACCGGTGCTGCCATGGTGAAAATGGCTGTAGACATGCTGAAACAAGGTATGATCGATGAAAAAACGGCTTTGTTACGTCAGGAACCGGCTAAATTGGACGAACTCCTTCACCCGGTATTCAATAAAGAAGCATTGAAAAAAGCACACACCATTACCAAAGGTTTACCTGCATCTCCGGGGGCTGCCTGCGGTCGTGTCGTATTCTTCGCTGACGAAGCAGAAGAATGGAAAAACAGAGGTGAAAAAGTAGTTTTGGTGCGTTTGGAAACTTCTCCGGAAGACCTGCGCGGTATGAATGTATCCGAAGGTATCCTGACTGCCCGTGGAGGTATGACTTCCCACGCTGCTGTTGTTGCCCGCGGTATGGGTAAATGCTGTGTATCCGGTGCCGGAGACATCGTTGTCGACTATGCTAAGCGTAATTTCAGCGTTAACGGAACCTGCGTAAAAGAAGGCGATTGGATTTCTCTGAACGGTTCTACCGGTGAGGTTTACCTCGGAAAAGTGGAAACCGAAGACGCTACTTTGGATGAAGACTTCACTGCGATCATGAACTTAGCAGAAAAATATACCCGGATGTATGTACGCACGAATGCCGATACCCCGAAAGATGCCCGCAAAGCCCGTGATTTCGGTGCTAAAGGTGTCGGCCTTTGCCGTACGGAACACATGTTCTTTGAAGGACACCGTATCGATGCTATGCGTGAAATGATCCTTTCTGACACAGTAGAAGGACGCCGCGATGCTTTGAACAAGATCCTGCCGATGCAGAGAGGTGATTTCGAAGGTATCCTTGAAGCTATGAACGGACTGGGCGTTACCATCCGCTTGCTCGACCCGCCTTTGCATGAATTTACGCCGAACGAACCGGCTTCACAACAATATATGGCTCAGAAATTGGGAATTCCGGCAGAACGCATCAAAGAAAAAGTAGATGCTCTGCATGAATTCAACCCGATGTTGGGTCACCGTGGTTGCCGTTTGGGTGTTACCTATCCGGAAATTACCGAAATGCAGGCCCGTGCCATCATCGAAGCTGCCTGCAATTTGAAACAACGTGGCCTGGATCCTCGTCCGGAAATCATGGTTCCGTTGGTAGGAACTGTAAAAGAGTTGAAACAACAGGCTGAAATCATCCGCCGTGTTGCCGCTCAGGTTTTCGAAGAAAAAGGATGTAAAGTAGACTATAAAGTAGGTACGATGATTGAAATCCCGCGTGCCGCTATCACCGCCGATCAGATCGCAGAAGTGGCAGAGTTCTTCTCATTCGGTACCAACGACCTGACACAGATGACCTTCGGTTACTCTCGTGACGATGCCGGCAAATTCTTACCGGAATACATCAAGAAAGGTATCCTGAAAACCGATCCGTTTGCCGTATTGGATCAGGAAGGTGTAGGCCGTTTGGTTGAAATGGGTGTTCGTCTGGGACGTAAAACCAATCCGGACCTGAAAGTAGGTATTTGCGGAGAACATGGTGGAGAACCTTCATCGGTTATCTTCTGCGACTCTGTAAACATGGACTATGTAAGCTGCTCACCGTTCCGTGTGCCCATCGCCCGCGTAGCTGCTGCTCAGGCTGCTATCATGCATGCTAAAAAGTAATATCGAATATTACACCCTCAAATAGCAAGGACTTCCCGAAACCGGGAAGTCCTTTTTCTATGGGGTCATATAGGGATTTCAGAGGAAATGTTTACACATTGTTTACACCAAATTGATGAAATGTTTACACCAAAATACAATCTGTAAACAAATATAAACCAATCAATTATGGCAAATTTCAAAATATGTGTCAGGAAGAAAAGAACAGATAATCTGTACCCTGTTTACATCAGAATCACTCATCATAGAAAAACCGCATATATCAAAACAGAAAAGGTAGTAGATAAATCAGGTATCAGGAAAGGAGAAGTCAAAGACACAGAAGTACTATCCTACTGTACAAACCTTATCAAAGCTTATAATTCGAAACTTAATCAAAAGGATATTAGTTTATGGACTGTCAATAAGGTAGTCAATTTCTTAGAAAATGAAGATAAAGATATATCTTTCTCTGACTATGCCAGAAAATATATTTTTGAAATGGCAAGCCTCAGAAAGATGGAAAGGAATTCTAAAAACTACAAATGGGCTTATCAATCTTTAGAAAGATTTGCTAACAATGAAAATATAATGTTTTCAAGACTGACAAGCAAATTTATTCAAGACTGGATAAATTCTTTAGCCAATACCAATAGAGCAAAAGAAATGTATCCTATCTGTATCAGGATGATTTTCAATGCAGCCCTTGAAGAGTTCAATGATTATGACCATGATATTATCCGAATTAAAACCAATCCTTTCAGAAAGATTGAAATCCCTAAAGCTGACACTCCCACAAAAAGAGCTTTAGAAATACCTGTATTACAAGCCTTTTTTAATGGCTCCATGCCTATGACAAAGTACTTATCTTCTAGAACAGAAATAAGCAGGGATGTTGCAGAAATGGTATTCTGTCTGGTAGGAATGAATACAGCAGATTTATATGAATTAAAAAAAGAGAACCTAAAGGGAGATTTACTATGCTACCATAGACAGAAAACCAAAAAGCACAGAAGTGATGGGGCATATCTGGAAATCAAAATACCTCTCAGAATACAGCACTTGTTTGAAAAGTATAAATCAGACAATGAGTATTTACTCAACTTCAATTATAGGTATCAGGACAGTAATACATTCAATACAAATGTAAATGGAGGTCTAAAAGTCTATTGTAAAGCAAATAATCTTCCCCCTATATGTATCTATAATTTCAGACATTCATGGGCTACCATTGCTCAAAATAACTGCCATGCAAGCACAGAGGAAGTAGGTTTTGCTTTAAATCACTCTTCTGCTCACAGAATAACAGAAGGCTATATTAAGAAAGACTACTCTCCTATCAGTGTACTTAATGAAAAGGTCATTACTTGTGTGTTTGGAAATTGTCTCCAGAAGTGAGTAAAAAAAGAATCTCTGTAATCAGCTTGATAATAGAGATTTCTTTATTTATTTTCAAAAGATTAAAAATATATTTTCAAATTTATTTGTTTTTATAAAAAAAATACTGTCCTTTGCAAAACTTTTCTGGCTAGTAGTTATTTTTATACTACAATGCCTAGTGTACTCCGAGAGGTGGCAAGAAGCAATACCTCTGAGTAAAATTCATAAAATTTTTGTGGGAAGAAAAGAAATGTATGCTTGTATGTGGCTGTACAGGTAAGTTATATCTTTTTGTCGAATTTCCTACCTTACTCCTTAAAAGGAGTGAAATAGTTTTTCGACAGTATTATTAATTTAAAAATAAATAAAATGAAAAAGTATTTATCAAAAAAAGAGCAAAGTCTTTCTACTCATGAGATAGGTGGAAAGACTGTGATTACTGCACCTACTGGAGCAGTATATCTCAGTGAGTTTATGACGACATTACCAGCGGGTATTTTAAACAAAAAGGAAACAGGCTGTGGGGCAACCACTGTTGTACTGGAGAATGAAGAAAATATTATTATCGCTTGCCCTACGAGACAATTAATAAATAATAAAGTGGCTCAATATCCCAACGAAAGATGCCATCATAAACTTTTTGCAGTTCAAAAGGGAGTTGGACAAAGAGATATTGAAAAATATATCGAAGAATGCCAAGGGAAACAACCCGTGAAAATAATGGTTACATATGATTCTTTTCCAAGAGTATATGCTGTAATGAAGCAGCAATCTATTAAATGCAAAATTGTCGTGGATGAATATCAGGAAATCTTGGATGCTTATATTTATAGAAATGCTGCGATAAGGAATTTATTGAATGAACTGAAAGATATTTCAAATGTGACTTATCTTTCTGCAACCCCAATCCCATATAAATGGAAACCATCAGAACTTGAAGGATTGCCTGAACATGAGATAGAATGGGAAAATTCTGTCAGGATAATGCCCTTTAGAATACAGTCAAATCACCCATTAGCTATAGTTGCCAATATTATCAGAAATCATAAATTGGGACATCCTTTTGAACTGAGAGGTAATAAAGTTGAAGAATATTTCTTTTTTGTAAACTCAGTATCTGCAATTAAGGGCATCATAAAATCAGCAGGATTATCTCCCAATGAAGTGAAAATTATATGTGCCAAGAATGAAATCAATAAAAAGAAATTAGAGGGTTTTACTATTGGGGAGGCAAATGGTAAAAATAAAACTTTTACTTTCTGTACTAAAACAGCTTTTTATGGAGCAGATTTTTATTCCAAAGCAGGATTAGTAGTTATTGCAAGTGAAGGATATGCAAAAAGTTCTCTTTTAGATATATCAACAGATATCGTACAGATAGCTGGAAGAATCAGAACCAAAGAAAATCCTTTTAAAAATGTTATCCTTCATATATATAACACAGGAATTATGTGTGAAAGTAGAAAAGAGTATGAAGAAAAATTGAATAGGAGATTAGTTAGTGCTGAAAGGACAATTGAGGCATATCACAATCTTAGAGATGATTTGAAAACTGTTATAGTAGAAAAAATAAGGCTCGATGATCCAGAAGAATTTGCTTGTTATAATGCAGAAGAAAAAAAAGTTGAGATAGATAAAATGAAAATTGCCCATGCGCAGTACAAATTTGAAACTATTGATGATATTTATTCTAACGGAATTTCATTAAGAGAAGCATATTTGAAAGCAGGATATGATATTGAAGATGAAAATTCTTGGGAGCAAAACATACATAATAATATTTATTTTGGAATGGGTGAAAGTAATTTTGAGGTACTTTATAAAATGTATTCAAAAGAAAGGAAAGAGCATCCAGTTGCAATGTCAGATTTAGCTAAAGATATTGAAATGCAAAATGATATTATTCCTTTTGCATATAATGTATTAGGTGATGAGATAGTAGCAGAATT
It encodes the following:
- the ppdK gene encoding pyruvate, phosphate dikinase, which encodes MSTKYVYTFGDGKAEGKADMKNLLGGKGANLAEMNLIGLPVPAGFTITTEVCTLYNQQGKDAVIKLIENDVKAGIAHMEKIMNAKFGSKGEAFPLMVSVRSGARVSMPGMMDTVLNLGINDDAVKLLAEKSGNARFAWDSYRRFIQMYGDVVMGVAAGKGEHNPFEVEIDKLKEAKHIKNDTDFTVEDLQVLVENFKKVVKTKTGKDFPTCPWEQLWGAVCAVFDSWMTERAVLYRQLNQIPEEWGTAVNVQSMVYGNMGNNSATGVAFSRDAATGEDIFNGEYLIDAQGEDVVAGIRTPQEITIEGSRRWAKLQGVSEEERKTKFPSLEESMPEAYASLNAVQEKLEDHFRDMQDMEFTIQDGKLWMLQTRNGKRTGAAMVKMAVDMLKQGMIDEKTALLRQEPAKLDELLHPVFNKEALKKAHTITKGLPASPGAACGRVVFFADEAEEWKNRGEKVVLVRLETSPEDLRGMNVSEGILTARGGMTSHAAVVARGMGKCCVSGAGDIVVDYAKRNFSVNGTCVKEGDWISLNGSTGEVYLGKVETEDATLDEDFTAIMNLAEKYTRMYVRTNADTPKDARKARDFGAKGVGLCRTEHMFFEGHRIDAMREMILSDTVEGRRDALNKILPMQRGDFEGILEAMNGLGVTIRLLDPPLHEFTPNEPASQQYMAQKLGIPAERIKEKVDALHEFNPMLGHRGCRLGVTYPEITEMQARAIIEAACNLKQRGLDPRPEIMVPLVGTVKELKQQAEIIRRVAAQVFEEKGCKVDYKVGTMIEIPRAAITADQIAEVAEFFSFGTNDLTQMTFGYSRDDAGKFLPEYIKKGILKTDPFAVLDQEGVGRLVEMGVRLGRKTNPDLKVGICGEHGGEPSSVIFCDSVNMDYVSCSPFRVPIARVAAAQAAIMHAKK
- a CDS encoding tyrosine-type recombinase/integrase, producing MANFKICVRKKRTDNLYPVYIRITHHRKTAYIKTEKVVDKSGIRKGEVKDTEVLSYCTNLIKAYNSKLNQKDISLWTVNKVVNFLENEDKDISFSDYARKYIFEMASLRKMERNSKNYKWAYQSLERFANNENIMFSRLTSKFIQDWINSLANTNRAKEMYPICIRMIFNAALEEFNDYDHDIIRIKTNPFRKIEIPKADTPTKRALEIPVLQAFFNGSMPMTKYLSSRTEISRDVAEMVFCLVGMNTADLYELKKENLKGDLLCYHRQKTKKHRSDGAYLEIKIPLRIQHLFEKYKSDNEYLLNFNYRYQDSNTFNTNVNGGLKVYCKANNLPPICIYNFRHSWATIAQNNCHASTEEVGFALNHSSAHRITEGYIKKDYSPISVLNEKVITCVFGNCLQK
- a CDS encoding DEAD/DEAH box helicase family protein, giving the protein MKKYLSKKEQSLSTHEIGGKTVITAPTGAVYLSEFMTTLPAGILNKKETGCGATTVVLENEENIIIACPTRQLINNKVAQYPNERCHHKLFAVQKGVGQRDIEKYIEECQGKQPVKIMVTYDSFPRVYAVMKQQSIKCKIVVDEYQEILDAYIYRNAAIRNLLNELKDISNVTYLSATPIPYKWKPSELEGLPEHEIEWENSVRIMPFRIQSNHPLAIVANIIRNHKLGHPFELRGNKVEEYFFFVNSVSAIKGIIKSAGLSPNEVKIICAKNEINKKKLEGFTIGEANGKNKTFTFCTKTAFYGADFYSKAGLVVIASEGYAKSSLLDISTDIVQIAGRIRTKENPFKNVILHIYNTGIMCESRKEYEEKLNRRLVSAERTIEAYHNLRDDLKTVIVEKIRLDDPEEFACYNAEEKKVEIDKMKIAHAQYKFETIDDIYSNGISLREAYLKAGYDIEDENSWEQNIHNNIYFGMGESNFEVLYKMYSKERKEHPVAMSDLAKDIEMQNDIIPFAYNVLGDEIVAELKYDEIEIRNMAHFKLPETQAALQEELSITFKEGHRYSLKEIKYQLGLCFQKLRIDITAKASLIKQYFNVRKVKISDFGKRIDGFEILNKMFFTLGWKVKNAKF